One genomic segment of Alphaproteobacteria bacterium LSUCC0719 includes these proteins:
- the trxA gene encoding thioredoxin, giving the protein MATIKTTDSDFSVDVLQADRPVLVDFWAEWCGPCKAIGPALEELSDAHGEAISIVKLNIDENPLTPQQYNVRGIPTLLIFKNGEVVAEKIGAVPKSQLEAWITGTIA; this is encoded by the coding sequence ATGGCGACAATAAAGACAACTGACAGCGATTTTTCTGTCGACGTCCTGCAGGCCGACCGGCCTGTTCTTGTTGATTTCTGGGCGGAATGGTGCGGCCCCTGCAAGGCGATCGGGCCGGCGCTGGAAGAATTGAGCGATGCCCATGGCGAGGCGATTTCCATCGTCAAGCTGAACATCGACGAAAATCCGCTGACGCCGCAGCAATATAATGTGCGTGGCATCCCCACATTGCTGATCTTCAAGAATGGCGAGGTCGTTGCCGAGAAAATCGGCGCTGTGCCGAAATCCCAGCTTGAGGCATGGATCACCGGCACCATCGCCTGA